The segment CCGTCACGAAGAGGAACGCCTCGTCCAGCTCCACCACGGTCTGCCGGACCTGTCCGGCATCGAAGTGGCGTCCCACTCCCTTGGCGAGGGAGTGGAAACCGGAGGCCACGGCGGCGAGGTGCTCCGAGTCCTCCCGGCTCAGCTCGCGCGAGGTGCCGGTCGCCAGCCCGTCGCCGGAGAGCACGAGCGCCCGGCGGATGCTGCCGACCCGCTCGACCAGCTCGTCGAGCAGCCAGTCGAGCGTGCCCGCACCGCTCCGGTCGAGCGGGCGTCCCCCGGTGGCGTCTGCTGCGGCGTGCGGTGCGGTCATGGACCGTTCCCCTCCGATGTCGTTCGTGGTGCCGGACGGCCGGCGCTGGTACCGGTATCCGTACCGGCGCTCCGGACGGCAGCCGGGTCGGTGCCGTCCGCGTTCTGGCGGCGCCCCCGCTGCCAGCCCCGCTGCATGGACGCCATCCGGGACCGTACGGCCTCGGCATCGCGCAGTGCCTCGGCGTCACCGGCCGCCCCCGGGGTGGCTTCGCCGGCGTGCCCGCGGACCCGGGGCGACTCCGGAACGTCCCGCAACTGGGGGGCGAGGCTGGCCTGGCGCACCCGGCGGGGCAGTCCGTCGACGAACCCGGGCGGCTGCCCGGACCCGGCCGGATCATCGGCCCTGCGATGGCCCCCGGTGTGCGGTTCGCCGGCATCCGGGGAGCCGGCCGGGCCTCGGCGGCGCCGGCCGCCGGCGGGACCGGAGGGCTCGGGAAAGGGTGCGGGGGCGGGGTGGTGACGGCCGGTCGCCGGGTCGGGGTGCTTGGGGCGGCGGGGCAGCGGGACCACCCCCGGGGGACGCCCGGGTGCGGGTTCCCGCGCCTGCTGGTGCTCCTCGTCGCCCGCCGGACGGGGGGCGGGCGGGACCGGGTCCGGGCCGCGGATGCCGTACGGATACGGGGAGTCGTACGGGTCCGGGAACGCGTACGGGTC is part of the Streptomyces qinzhouensis genome and harbors:
- a CDS encoding roadblock/LC7 domain-containing protein codes for the protein MTAPHAAADATGGRPLDRSGAGTLDWLLDELVERVGSIRRALVLSGDGLATGTSRELSREDSEHLAAVASGFHSLAKGVGRHFDAGQVRQTVVELDEAFLFVTAAGDGSCLAVLADADSDVGQIAYEMTLMVKRVGVHLSTAPRTGRSAAGG